From one Culex quinquefasciatus strain JHB chromosome 3, VPISU_Cqui_1.0_pri_paternal, whole genome shotgun sequence genomic stretch:
- the LOC6032503 gene encoding WD repeat-containing protein 46: MGKTPKRYFDSAGGDEGTADAKGISTEGVKQEKKGKKEPKFKADPEGGMDVIQVDDKRARHFRAPKRGGGKKVKLREVPVDPEALRRHSRGDGVRLDGVKSRFQKIKQKRKDINIEFAEEQAARAEVLLNEEEGFLEVSDDELTTEVSQAEIVENVDITTAAKHFNLQLEFGPYRMRYTKNGTYLLLGGKRGHVAAFNWVKKSLLCEMNVMESVHDVTWLMNQTMFAVAQKNWVHVYDSKGTELHCVKGMNRVTRMEYLPYHFLLNSANEEGFITWMDVSVGQTVASYNSRMGKISMMCQNPWNAVTCVGNSKGVVSMWSPSVRDPLAKMLCHSMPLTAVAVDPTGTQMATAGLDRTVKLWDIRQLDGPTVEYRLQTAASGIDLSQKGLMAISMGNICEIFKKPSFVQKNNRPYLRQRTPATISNFRFCPFEDILGIATATGFTSIIVPGSGEPNFDTLEANPFQSLSQRREEEVHKLLEKIPSEFISLNPAQIGEVDVPSLKDRLEAKTNLLTMKAPKINFEPRMKHRMSKAKRIKSKKIVKETLRNAAIADIRSAKEALKEERKTGAQETGDFIPLESGSVLDRFRDKKKLKKKK; encoded by the exons ATG GGCAAAACCCCGAAACGTTACTTCGACTCGGCTGGCGGCGATGAAGGCACCGCGGACgctaagggcatctccaccgagGGTGTCAAACAGGAGAAGAAGGGCAAAAAGGAGCCAAAGTTCAAAGCTGACCCGGAAGGGGGCATGGACGTGATTCAGGTGGATGATAAACGAGCGCGTCATTTCCGGGCTCCGAAGCGGGGCGGGGGCAAGAAGGTCAAGCTGAGGGAGGTTCCCGTCGATCCGGAGGCGTTGCGAAGGCACTCGCGTGGGGATGGCGTTCGTTTGGACGGGGTGAAGAGCAGGTTTCAGAAGATTAAGCAGAAGCGGAAGGACATTAACATTGAGTTCGCGGAGGAACAGGCTGCGCGGGCAGAGGTTTTGCTGAACGAGGAGGAGGGTTTCTTGGAGGTCAGTGATGACGAGTTGACGACGGAGGTGAGCCAGGCGGAGATTGTGGAGAACGTGGACATTACGACGGCGGCGAAGCATTTCAATTTGCAGCTGGAGTTTGGTCCGTACAGGATGAGGTACACGAAGAACGGAACGTATTTGCTGCTGGGTGGGAAGAGGGGTCACGTGGCCGCGTTCAACTGGGTCAAGAAGTCGCTACTGTGCGAGATGAACGTAATGGAGTCGGTGCACGACGTGACCTGGTTGATGAACCAGACCATGTTTGCGGTGGCTCAGAAGAATTGGGTCCACGTGTACGACAGCAAGGGAACGGAACTGCACTGCGTCAAAGGGATGAACCGGGTCACAAGGATGGAATACCTTCCGTACCACTTTTTGCTGAACTCTGCCAACGAAGAGGGGTTCATCACGTGGATGGACGTGTCAGTTGGGCAAACGGTCGCCTCGTACAACTCTCGCATGGGGAAGATCAGCATGATGTGCCAAAATCCGTGGAATGCCGTGACCTGCGTCGGAAACTCCAAGGGCGTCGTATCAATGTGGTCCCCATCGGTCCGCGATCCGCTGGCCAAAATGCTCTGCCACTCGATGCCCCTCACAGCGGTCGCAGTTGACCCAACCGGAACGCAAATGGCCACCGCCGGTCTAGATCGAACGGTCAAGCTTTGGGACATTCGGCAGCTGGACGGACCAACCGTAGAGTACCGTCTTCAAACCGCAGCCTCCGGAATCGACCTGTCCCAAAAAGGACTCATGGCCATCTCAATGGGCAACATCTGTGAAATCTTCAAAAAGCCCTCCTTCGTCCAAAAAAATAACCGACCCTACCTTCGTCAACGCACTCCCGCCACCATCTCCAACTTCCGCTTCTGCCCCTTCGAGGACATCCTCGGCATCGCCACCGCAACCGGATTCACCTCCATCATCGTGCCCGGCTCCGGCGAACCCAACTTCGACACCCTCGAGGCGAACCCCTTCCAATCGCTCTCCCAACGTCGCGAAGAGGAAGTCCACAAGCTGCTCGAGAAAATCCCCTCCGAATTCATCTCGCTCAACCCAGCCCAAATCGGCGAAGTGGACGTTCCCTCCCTGAAGGACCGTCTAGAAGCGAAAACAAACCTGCTCACCATGAAGGCACCGAAAATCAACTTTGAACCGCGCATGAAGCACCGGATGTCGAAGGCAAAGCGCATCAAGAGCAAGAAAATCGTCAAGGAAACACTCCGGAACGCGGCCATTGCGGACATTCGAAGTGCGAAGGAAGCGCTGAAGGAGGAGAGAAAGACGGGGGCGCAGGAGACGGGAGATTTTATTCCGCTGGAATCGGGCAGCGTGCTGGATCGGTTTCGGGACAAGAAGAagctgaagaagaagaagtga
- the LOC6032502 gene encoding mediator of RNA polymerase II transcription subunit 22 → MQRNITQSKEALLKSYNTRLKEDVRSMLENFEEIVRLAKGENETQLSKMTQCEQDTYEMQVRASNIVRAGESLMKLVSDIKQYLILNDFHSVNDAICSSSQLYRSTQMDRDNKLMMVRDDMAADLYDLEEEYYTSMYK, encoded by the exons ATGCAGCGGAACATCACGCAATCGAAAGAGGCCCTGCTCAAGTCGTACAACACCCGGTTGAAGGAGGACGTCCGCAGCATGCTCGAGAACTTTGAGG AAATTGTCCGCCTGGCCAAGGGCGAAAACGAAACGCAACTCTCCAAGATGACCCAGTGCGAGCAGGACACGTACGAGATGCAGGTGCGGGCTTCCAACATTG TTCGCGCCGGAGAATCGCTGATGAAGCTGGTGTCGGACATCAAGCAGTACTTGATCTTGAACGATTTCCACTCGGTGAACGACGCCATCTGTAGCAGTTCGCAGCTCTACCGGAGCACCCAGATGGACCGCGACAACAAGCTGATGATGGTGCGGGACGATATGGCGGCCGATTTGTACGATCTGGAGGAGGAGTACTACACCAGTATGTACAAGTAA
- the LOC6032505 gene encoding uncharacterized protein LOC6032505 has protein sequence MSKSKVTVYFFTNGQPFKPPHKVTIPRHKLEENQIVERINRLHYYNGYVVYTLFGEVLRSVQEIHDESAFVAVPRDQCFQPGPYAKVFRDYANTKLPVIEESKKGKKKKASTKPLGTSYGCKAPAPRMAKEVRFCPGCRHVAVDTRCKHFGAKRTRNKQDACQCRTTDPHGECVPKPVRPPRKVRRERPGWSCCRRKPKKKEYVVKLRKRDVERLEELEAAKKDRPKSAGKRTGCCGKRPTREEHYRKMREKMVKQRKLRLQKEQNRRNKELKEAQNRIKSRRRRQRCMARCCPCCVKKPEPIWRQPPPHNCVEHLRKAREYAIRRRRALQIPEQTSWESVTFPPKFRKKIRGTQVTKEDLKKAKKASGGGWNCFRRKKKTVQFDEEEPPCSS, from the exons ATGTCCAAATCCAAAGTGACCGTCTACTTCTTCACGAACGGCCAACCGTTCAAGCCGCCGCACAAGGTGACCATCCCGCGGCACAAACTCGAGGAGAACCAGATCGTCGAGCGGATCAACCGGTTGCACTACTACAATGGTTACGT CGTCTACACCCTGTTCGGGGAGGTTCTCCGCTCGGTGCAGGAAATCCACGACGAGTCGGCGTTCGTGGCGGTACCGCGGGATCAGTGCTTCCAGCCGGGGCCGTACGCGAAGGTGTTTCGGGACTATGCCAACACTAAGCT accAGTAATCGAAGAATCGAAAAAGGGCAAAAAGAAGAAGGCTTCAACGA AACCGCTCGGCACCAGCTACGGCTGCAAGGCTCCTGCGCCGCGAATGGCCAAGGAGGTTCGCTTCTGTCCGGGATGTCGTCACGTAGCGGTGGACACGCGCTGCAAGCACTTTGGCGCGAAGCGTACCCGCAACAAACAGGACGCGTGCCAATGTCGGACGACGGATCCCCACGGCGAGTGCGTTCCGAAGCCGGTGCGACCGCCGCGGAAGGTTCGCCGAGAGCGGCCGGGTTGGTCCTGCTGTCGGAGGAAGCCCAAGAAGAAAGAGTACGTGGTCAAGCTGAGGAAGCGGGATGTGGAACGGCTGGAGGAGCTGGAAGCGGCCAAGAAGGACAGGCCGAAAAGCGCTGGAAAGCGGACCGGATGCTGCGGGAAGAGACCTACCCGGGAGGAGCACTACCGGAAGATGAGGGAAAAGATGGTCAAGCAACGGAAGCTGAGGCTGCAGAAGGAGCAGAATCGACGGAATAAAGAGCTGAAGGAGGCTCAGAATAGGATCAAGAGTCGCAGGAGAAGGCAGCGATGTATGGCCCGGTGTTGTCCGTGCTGCGTGAAGAAGCCGGAACCGATCTGGAGGCAGCCCCCGCCGCACAACTGCGTTGAGCATCTGCGGAAGGCTCGAGAGTACGCGATTCGACGCCGGAGGGCGCTGCAAATCCCGGAACAGACCTCGTGGGAAAGCGTTACGTTCCCGCCCAAGTTTCGGAAGAAGATTCGTGGTACTCAGGTTACGAAGGAGGACCTCAAGAAGGCGAAGAAGGCTTCCGGCGGAGGTTGGAACTGTTTCCGACGCAAGAAAAAGACGGTTCAATTTGACGAGGAAGAACCTCCTTGCAGTTCTTAG
- the LOC6032501 gene encoding probable multidrug resistance-associated protein lethal(2)03659: MDHSRKPDKKNPRKGAFVLSQLLFGWLLPVFFKGCRRGLDKDDLTKCLKKDKSEDLGDRLEQQWEKELARARSKNCEPRLRTALFWTFIDQCIFDGFLVFLFVLIKSILPLVLAQLLIQFQLPVSPNATHVAALAFNGTAPSTELPDVLLTTINFLNELDDEHNETVVDRVRRSIESGKRNQLEKNDWRDDADYSNSKDDGYVDLIEDEEEPTVRRLSSAADYISYVWNDAYWLAGILVALTLLSCFCSHHSDLRQRLVGARMRIACCSMIYRKTLRMSKKAAGQTPAGYLINLLSNDVSRLDYGFIFLHYVWVLPFQAIFTCYLIWRQVQWAAVVGVVGLLLKTIPVQTGLGRLQSVLRMRVAKRTDQRVGIMNELIQGIQVIKMYAWEKPFHTVVSLARKNEVQQIRWASYIRGIYLSTMIFTERSTLFLAIAMCFFEGRAITAEIVFPMAQFFNILQLTAAIFYPLAVSLGAEALVSIDRVQEFLVLEEQDKKMIGLHKNLIENVKTCPETAVELINVSASWDQEKDKTLKDVTLKAKSGQLLAVVGPVGAGKSSLLQLLLGELPITNGETIINGDVSYSCQEPWLFTGTVRNNILFGLPYDRKRYSEVVKHCALLTDFEQLPDGDKTVVGERGTSLSGGQRARVNLARAIYKNASIYLLDDPLSAVDTHVGRHLFDEVMGPRGYLATQKVTRILVTHQVHFLKEADWIVIVENGKILLQGTYQTLSKSNLDFGKLLGASEEVSENVAEEELEDIADEEIPFIDGAKAESYKLLKSSTSLRGSTSQMSSVAENLGRTVGEDKAEGSIPFRVWTTYFRAGGNLFLLFFTFFMLIFSQVVISGSDYFVTYWTRQEERRQRDLPVEHSTGEYLTAYGVIIVGVVVFTTFRGYLFFNICMKASRTLHDRMFAKILAAPMRFFDTNPSGRILNRFSKDMGSIDELLPKAIMDAVQVLLIMVGILVVIALMNPILLLALLGAILLFAVALKLYLRPTQDLKRLEGITRSPVFSHLSATLSGLSTIRANEAQQKICQEFDALQNVHSAVWQLTMSSNAALGLWLDCISTAFVACVTYSFIVMHQEIFSANVGLAISQAMILTGMVQYGIRQTAESIQQMTSVERVIQYTELKSEADPPKIPPGDWPWKGQIEFRRMTLRYDKDGAAVLKDLDLTIAPAWKVGIVGRTGAGKSSLIGALFRLAPIEGKILIDGIDTGVVSLESLRSKISIIPQDPVLFSATIRYNLDPFSLYDDDALWRAINEVELRSAISGLDYMVTESGTNFSVGQRQLICLARAILRNNKILVLDEATANVDPQTDALIQRTIRDKFKQCTVLTVAHRLHTVMDSDRILVMDAGEAREFDAPHVLLQLEGGILRDMVDATGPSEAESLRRIAADTYATIDPNLHLLNGLPNPWRFSKEGGGGGGASS, translated from the exons ACAATGGGAAAAGGAACTCGCCCGAGCCCGCAGTAAAAATTGCGAACCCCGTCTTCGGACCGCCCTGTTTTGGACCTTCATCGACCAGTGCATCTTTGACGGCTTCCTCGTGTTCCTGTTCGTTCTGATCAA ATCAATCCTGCCGCTGGTGCTGGCCCAACTCCTGATCCAGTTCCAGCTGCCCGTCTCGCCCAACGCAACCCACGTGGCAGCTTTGGCGTTCAACGGAACCGCCCCTAGCACCGAGCTGCCCGATGTGCTCCTCACGACGATAAATTTTCTGAACGAGCTGGACGATGAGCACAACGAAACTGTGGTTGATCGCGTCCGACGAAGCATAGAGAGTGGGAAGCGCAATCAGCTGGAGAAGAACGATTGGCGGGATGATGCGG aTTACAGCAACAGCAAGGATGACGGTTACGTCGATCTGATTGAGGATGAGGAAGAGCCGACGGTGCGGCGGTTATCAAGTGCCGCCGATTACATCAGTTACGTGTGGAACGATGCGTATTGGTTGGCGGGGATCTTGGTGGCGTTGACCTTGCTGAGTTGTTTCTGTAGTCATCACTCAGATTTGCGGCAGCGGTTGGTGGGAGCTAGGATGAGGATCGCCTGTTGTTCGATGATCTATCGGAAGACGCTGCGAATGTCGAAGAAAGCCGCTGGGCAGACGCCGGCCGGTTATCTGATCAATCTGCTGTCGAACGATGTTAGTCGGCTGGACTACGGGTTCATTTTCCTGCACTATGTGTGGGTGTTGCCGTTCCAGGCGATCTTCACGTGCTACCTCATCTGGCGTCAGGTTCAGTGGGCGGCGGTAGTCGGGGTCGTAGGCTTGCTGCTCAAAACGATTCCCGTCCAAACGGGTCTGGGAAGGTTACAATCGGTACTGCGAATGCGCGTAGCCAAGCGTACCGATCAACGGGTCGGTATCATGAACGAACTCATCCAGGGCATCCAGGTGATCAAAATGTACGCCTGGGAGAAGCCGTTCCACACGGTAGTGTCGCTAGCACGTAAAAACGAAGTCCAGCAGATTCGGTGGGCCTCCTACATCCGCGGAATCTACCTCAGTACGATGATCTTCACCGAGCGATCAACGCTTTTCCTCGCGATCGCCATGTGCTTCTTCGAAGGACGAGCCATTACGGCGGAGATTGTCTTCCCGATGGCACAGTTCTTCAACATTCTGCAACTGACCGCTGCCATCTTCTACCCACTAGCTGTATCGCTAGGCGCTGAAGCCCTCGTCTCGATCGACCGCGTACAAGAGTTCCTCGTGTTGGAAGAACAAGACAAAAAGATGATCGGTCTGCACAAGAATCTCATCGAAAACGTCAAGACATGCCCGGAGACGGCCGTTGAACTGATCAACGTGTCCGCCAGTTGGGACCAGGAGAAAGACAAAACCCTTAAAGACGTCACCCTAAAAGCCAAATCCGGCCAACTCCTAGCCGTAGTCGGACCCGTCGGCGCCGGCAAGAGTTCCCTCCTCCAACTGCTCCTAGGAGAACTGCCCATCACCAACGGTGAAACGATCATCAACGGGGACGTGTCGTACAGCTGCCAGGAACCGTGGCTCTTCACGGGCACCGTCCGGAACAACATCCTGTTCGGTCTGCCGTACGATCGCAAGCGCTACTCCGAAGTGGTCAAGCATTGCGCCCTGCTCACAGACTTTGAACAACTCCCGGACGGGGACAAAACCGTGGTTGGCGAGCGGGGAACTTCCCTGTCCGGCGGGCAGCGGGCTCGAGTGAACCTGGCGCGAGCGATCTACAAGAACGCATCGATCTACCTGTTGGATGATCCGCTCAGCGCCGTCGATACCCACGTCGGGCGGCACCTGTTTGACGAGGTTATGGGACCGCGGGGTTACCTGGCGACCCAGAAGGTCACGCGGATTCTCGTCACGCATCAGGTGCACTTCCTGAAGGAGGCCGACTGGATCGTGATCGTGGAAAAT GGCAAAATTCTCCTACAAGGCACGTACCAAACCCTGTCCAAGAGCAACCTGGACTTTGGCAAACTGCTGGGAGCGTCCGAGGAGGTTAGCGAAAACGTCGCCGAGGAAGAGCTGGAAGACATCGCAGATGAGGAGATCCCGTTCATTGATGGCGCTAAGGCGGAAAGTTACAAGCTGTTGAAGAGTTCGACCTCGCTGCGAGGGTCGACGTCGCAAATG TCCAGCGTGGCGGAAAACCTCGGCCGCACCGTCGGCGAGGACAAAGCCGAAGGCAGCATCCCGTTCCGCGTGTGGACCACCTACTTCCGGGCCGGCGGAAACCTGTTTCTGCTCTTCTTCACCTTCTTCATGCTGATCTTCTCGCAGGTCGTCATCAGCGGGTCGGACTACTTCGTCACGTATTGGACGCGCCAGGAGGAGCGGCGCCAGCGTGATCTTCCGGTGGAACACTCGACCGGGGAATACCTAACGGCGTACGGCGTCATCATCGTCGGCGTAGTCGTGTTCACCACCTTCCGAGGGTACCTGTtcttcaacatttgcatgaagGCCTCCCGTACGCTGCACGATCGAATGTTCGCCAAGATCCTGGCCGCTCCGATGCGCTTCTTCGACACGAACCCATCCGGGAGAATCTTGAACCGCTTCTCCAAGGACATGGGATCGATCGACGAGCTGCTACCCAAAGCCATCATGGATGCCGTCCAGGTTCTGCTGATCATGGTCGGTATCCTGGTCGTGATCGCACTCATGAACCCAATTCTCCTGCTGGCACTTCTCGGCGCGATCTTGCTGTTTGCTGTTGCGTTGAAGCTGTACCTCCGACCAACGCAGGATCTCAAGCGGCTCGAGGGAATCA CTCGCAGTCCGGTGTTTTCGCACCTTTCCGCCACGTTGAGCGGCCTGTCGACGATTCGCGCCAACGAGGCCCAGCAAAAGATCTGCCAGGAGTTTGACGCGCTGCAGAATGTGCACTCGGCCGTTTGGCAGCTGACCATGTCGAGCAACGCCGCGCTCGGGCTGTGGCTGGACTGTATCAGTACGGCGTTTGTGGCCTGCGTGACGTATAGCTTTATCGTGATGCACCAAG AAATCTTCAGCGCCAACGTCGGACTCGCCATCTCTCAAGCGATGATCTTGACCGGTATGGTGCAGTACGGCATCCGCCAGACGGCGGAGTCAATCCAGCAAATGACCTCGGTGGAGCGTGTAATTCAGTACACCGAGCTCAAGTCGGAAGCGGACCCGCCCAAGATCCCCCCAGGCGACTGGCCCTGGAAGGGTCAGATCGAGTTCCGCCGGATGACGCTGCGGTACGACAAGGACGGTGCGGCAGTGCTGAAGGACCTGGACCTGACGATCGCTCCGGCGTGGAAGGTGGGGATCGTGGGTCGCACCGGCGCGGGCAAGTCCTCGCTGATTGGGGCGTTGTTCCGGTTGGCGCCGATCGAGGGCAAGATCTTGATCGACGGGATCGATACCGGGGTGGTTTCGCTGGAGTCGCTGCGGTCGAAGATTTCGATCATCCCGCAGGATCCGGTACTGTTCAGTGCGACCATCCGGTACAACCTGGATCCGTTCAGTTTGTACGACGATGACGCGCTGTGGAGGGCGATCAACGAGGTCGAGCTGAGGTCGGCCATCTCCGGGCTGGACTACATGGTGACGGAGAGTGGTACGAACTTTAGCGTCGGGCAGAGGCAGCTGATCTGCTTGGCGAGGGCCATTTTGAGGAACAACAAGATTTTGGTGCTGGACGAAGCGACGGCGAACGTGGATCCACA AACCGACGCCCTCATCCAGCGCACGATCCGCGACAAGTTCAAACAGTGCACCGTGCTGACGGTGGCGCACCGCCTCCACACCGTCATGGACTCGGACCGCATCCTGGTGATGGACGCCGGCGAGGCGCGCGAGTTCGACGCACCCCACGTGCTGCTCCAGCTCGAGGGCGGCATCCTGCGCGACATGGTCGACGCGACCGGCCCGTCCGAGGCGGAATCTCTGCGGCGTATCGCGGCCGACACGTACGCCACGATCGACCCGAACCTGCACCTGCTCAACGGACTGCCCAACCCGTGGCGGTTCAGCAAGgagggtggcggcggcggcggtgccTCTTCGTAA